CCAAGCTCTTTCCGAAGCCTTGATGATCCTCTGGCCTCACCTTCTTTTCACTGAACACTGAAATTCGTTTTTATGCCCTCATTCCCAAGCTCCAGCTTGGGAACGCAACTCTCCGCCCAAGCTCTGCTTGGGCACCACCCCTAAAACGCAATTGTGATACTAAGGAGCAATTTTGAGCACCAGCCACGTCAGGAAGGGAACATAAATAAAGAACCCCACCCAGCCCAAGCAGGTCTCGCCGATGATAAAGGTCATGGCCAGGTTAAAGCCCAGGATACCCAGGTAGAAGGCGGGACCCAGGAGCGCCTGGGAAGGAAAGCTTAACCTGCCCCAATCCCAATAAGGGGCTGACGGCACCCGGGTAATCACCAGCTGCAAGACCCGGATGAGCACCAGGGCCACCAGGAACCAGCCGCCGAAGTTGGTCAACGTGATCCCGAAATAGGTCCCGCCCTCGGGATAGCCGTAAATTTGCCCCAAAAACCAGCGGTACCCCCTGAGCGCCAGGGGATCGATGACGATATCCAGGGTGACCATCAACACCGCCCCGAGGATCAAGACGCGCCAGGACCCCTGCATGGCGGCTTCCCCCTTCAGGAAAAAACCGCGCCCTTTCCAGCCCCCCGGCGTCAACGCCACCAGGGCCAGGGCGAAGCTCGCATAGGCCAAAAAGACGTAGGACAGGGAATCCATGAAGGGCACCCCGGCCACCCACAATTCCTGGTCCCGTGTGGCGGGGATGTATAGGTACTCGCCAAAAGGAAACCCGCTATGAATGGAGGAAAATTCCGCCATCCAGGAGATGACATATCCCAAAACCACAAAAGACAGGGCCCGGCCCGCGCCCAAATGCCAGGTGGCGATCACCAGATAAGCCCCTAAAAAGATAAACACGTAAGGCCGCAACCAGATGGTTCCCGCCAAAAGCCCCAGGCCATCAAGCATGTTTCTTGTTCCTTTTCAGGTGCGAGGGCCGAAGCGACCGGCGACCTCAGCCACCAGGGCGGCTTGCAAGGCGGGACATTTCCCTAAAGCCTCACCCCGGTTCCCTGCCTGAATGTCATAAATTATAGTGAGATTATCGCCTTAAGCTCCAGCTAATTTGCTACAATTGATTATAATAGATAGCAAATCGGAGAGACCATGCAATCGAAAACTCTCAATTTGCTGCAATTTCGAAACAATTTGATATCGAGAAGGGCCTGTCAGAAACAATTGTTTCGGTTGCGTTGGATTTTGGAGCTTTTCTTTAGAGAGATTTCTCCATGCTAGTCTTAGGCATCGAAACTTCTTGCGATGAGACCGCCGCGGCGGTGGTGGCGGACGGGCGCGTAGTCATGTCGTCGGTGGTGGCCACCCAGTTCGAGTCCCACGCCGCTTACGGCGGGGTGGTGCCGGAAATCGCGGCCCGGCGGCATCTGGAAAACATCCTGCCGGTGATCCA
This genomic window from Desulfobaccales bacterium contains:
- a CDS encoding carotenoid biosynthesis protein, producing the protein MLDGLGLLAGTIWLRPYVFIFLGAYLVIATWHLGAGRALSFVVLGYVISWMAEFSSIHSGFPFGEYLYIPATRDQELWVAGVPFMDSLSYVFLAYASFALALVALTPGGWKGRGFFLKGEAAMQGSWRVLILGAVLMVTLDIVIDPLALRGYRWFLGQIYGYPEGGTYFGITLTNFGGWFLVALVLIRVLQLVITRVPSAPYWDWGRLSFPSQALLGPAFYLGILGFNLAMTFIIGETCLGWVGFFIYVPFLTWLVLKIAP